The following are from one region of the Ruficoccus sp. ZRK36 genome:
- a CDS encoding Gfo/Idh/MocA family oxidoreductase, with protein MTQPLRIGFIGAGGNTRLMHLPRFKAIEGVELAVVCNRSEASSQKVAEEFGIARTAPDWRAVVADPEVDAVCIGTWPYTHAEMTVAALEAGKHVLCEARMARSLEEATSMLKAAQKYPELVAQIVPAPFSFKYDATIMQMLAEGTLGALREIRVAHLTGAGADASTPITWRQDAGLSGKNIMTMGIHYETVQRWLGEKDPAWVQATGAIYTPERPDAQTGQMKPVGIPDTLNVVAGYEDGFQLVMTFSSVATGAAYWGMRVDGSQASLRYDLSSQSLFRTTVEQGSEEPLSAIPGTEGDWQVEEDFVASIRDGKAVTLTSFEDGARYMRFTERVWESWTSEGRRVAF; from the coding sequence ATGACCCAACCTCTGCGTATCGGTTTCATCGGTGCTGGCGGTAATACCCGCCTCATGCACCTGCCGCGTTTTAAAGCCATCGAGGGCGTCGAACTCGCCGTCGTCTGCAACCGCTCCGAAGCCTCCTCGCAAAAGGTGGCCGAGGAGTTCGGGATTGCACGCACCGCCCCGGACTGGCGGGCGGTCGTGGCCGACCCTGAGGTGGACGCTGTCTGCATCGGTACCTGGCCCTATACTCATGCGGAGATGACTGTCGCCGCACTGGAGGCGGGCAAGCATGTGCTCTGTGAGGCCCGCATGGCGCGTAGCCTGGAGGAAGCGACATCCATGCTCAAGGCGGCCCAGAAGTACCCCGAGTTGGTGGCGCAGATCGTGCCCGCACCGTTTTCTTTCAAGTACGATGCCACCATCATGCAGATGCTCGCCGAGGGCACGCTGGGTGCTCTGCGCGAAATCCGTGTGGCCCATCTGACAGGTGCGGGCGCTGATGCTTCTACACCGATTACCTGGCGTCAGGATGCCGGGCTGAGCGGCAAGAACATCATGACCATGGGCATCCACTACGAGACGGTTCAGCGCTGGCTCGGAGAGAAGGACCCGGCATGGGTACAGGCCACGGGGGCGATCTACACCCCTGAGCGTCCCGATGCACAGACGGGCCAGATGAAGCCTGTGGGCATCCCGGACACGCTCAATGTCGTCGCGGGCTATGAGGACGGATTCCAGCTGGTGATGACTTTTAGCTCGGTGGCCACGGGCGCTGCCTACTGGGGGATGCGCGTGGACGGCTCGCAGGCCAGTCTGCGCTACGATCTGTCCAGCCAGAGCCTGTTTCGCACAACAGTGGAGCAGGGGAGCGAGGAACCCCTCTCGGCTATTCCCGGCACGGAGGGAGACTGGCAGGTCGAGGAAGACTTCGTGGCCTCCATTCGCGACGGAAAGGCCGTGACCCTGACGAGCTTCGAGGACGGGGCGCGCTACATGCGCTTCACCGAGCGCGTCTGGGAATCCTGGACCAGCGAAGGCCGCCGCGTAGCGTTTTAA
- a CDS encoding Imm50 family immunity protein codes for MNIQYDSNFPVTAEAVKEIEGNEIVFNFLGHWPSFTDMEVLSLRLDRMDRNPSIYSDLTAEFYIYDLSKSPSDKDRKQAFLEILFSGLRDLKVEGWTHQNPLQGLSITIKDGNYFSVYWGGGLGHDASFCCDSIRVIRLRDRNPFLEVQDW; via the coding sequence ATGAATATTCAATACGACTCAAACTTTCCAGTGACCGCAGAAGCGGTTAAGGAAATAGAAGGAAATGAGATCGTGTTCAATTTCCTTGGACATTGGCCGTCTTTTACGGACATGGAAGTGTTGTCTCTACGCCTTGATCGTATGGACAGGAATCCCTCTATATATTCCGATCTGACGGCAGAGTTTTATATTTACGACTTATCGAAGTCCCCCAGTGACAAAGATAGAAAGCAAGCGTTCCTGGAGATACTGTTTTCTGGTTTGCGTGATCTCAAAGTCGAAGGATGGACCCATCAAAATCCTTTGCAAGGCCTCAGTATCACGATTAAAGATGGGAATTATTTCTCCGTCTACTGGGGTGGTGGATTAGGACATGATGCATCATTTTGCTGCGATTCGATAAGAGTTATTCGACTCCGTGACCGGAATCCATTTCTAGAGGTTCAAGACTGGTAG
- the pheA gene encoding prephenate dehydratase: MDLEKVRTRIDEIDRDIVAKLNERLTLAGDVAAAKAEAGLPIFMPEREEQIFMKLAALNEGPLEEATLRRIYGEIISVTRARQRKLRIAYLGPEATYTEQAAVKSFGTSIETMPQRMIPDVFTAVEKGEADYGVIPIENSTGGAVLHSLDMLAETELKIVSQVYLPIEHCLISRWPLEAITEVHSKDQALMQCRDWLSRHLPKARQIECESTAQAVRLSGEHEGMAAIASELAAVKYGAPVLARGIQDRSDNVTRFLVIGAKPCGRTGGGADKTSLVFSINDEVGALERAVKAFSSREINMTKIESRPSRRKAWDYLFFVDIIGHWEDAVVQEAVADLKNACRLVKWLGSYPNTK, encoded by the coding sequence ATGGATCTGGAAAAAGTCCGTACCCGCATTGATGAGATTGACCGTGACATCGTGGCCAAGCTGAACGAGCGCCTGACCCTCGCCGGGGATGTCGCCGCCGCCAAGGCCGAGGCCGGACTCCCGATCTTTATGCCCGAGCGCGAGGAGCAGATCTTTATGAAACTGGCCGCGCTGAATGAAGGCCCGCTGGAGGAGGCCACCCTGCGCCGCATCTACGGAGAGATCATCTCCGTGACCCGTGCCCGCCAGCGTAAGCTCCGCATCGCCTATCTCGGGCCGGAGGCTACCTACACCGAGCAGGCCGCCGTTAAGTCCTTTGGGACCTCGATCGAGACCATGCCGCAGCGCATGATCCCGGATGTTTTCACCGCTGTGGAAAAGGGCGAAGCCGACTACGGCGTGATCCCTATCGAGAACTCCACCGGCGGGGCCGTCCTGCACTCGCTGGACATGCTGGCCGAGACCGAGCTGAAGATCGTTTCCCAGGTCTATCTGCCGATCGAGCATTGCCTGATCTCGCGATGGCCCCTGGAGGCCATTACTGAAGTACACTCCAAGGACCAGGCGCTGATGCAGTGCCGCGACTGGCTCTCCCGCCACCTGCCCAAAGCCCGCCAGATCGAGTGCGAAAGCACGGCACAGGCGGTCCGCCTCTCGGGCGAGCACGAGGGCATGGCCGCTATCGCCTCCGAACTGGCCGCCGTCAAGTACGGTGCTCCGGTCTTGGCCCGAGGCATTCAGGATCGCTCGGACAATGTCACGCGCTTCCTCGTCATCGGGGCCAAGCCCTGCGGGCGCACCGGCGGTGGTGCTGACAAGACCAGCCTGGTCTTTTCCATCAACGATGAGGTCGGGGCCCTCGAACGCGCCGTCAAGGCCTTCAGCTCGCGCGAAATCAACATGACCAAGATCGAGTCCCGTCCGAGCCGCCGCAAGGCCTGGGACTACCTGTTTTTCGTGGACATCATTGGCCACTGGGAGGACGCCGTCGTTCAGGAAGCTGTTGCGGACCTCAAAAACGCCTGCCGCCTGGTTAAATGGCTGGGCAGCTACCCGAACACGAAGTAG